Proteins encoded in a region of the Pseudothermotoga elfii DSM 9442 = NBRC 107921 genome:
- the gcvPA gene encoding aminomethyl-transferring glycine dehydrogenase subunit GcvPA, which produces MNPYIPHTEDEIRQMLEVIGIETVEELYRDIPVTSKNLNLPDGLDEFTVVSKLKNLSLKNMVIEKPNIFMGAGVYAHYIPQIVKFLSSRPEFVTAYTPYQAEVSQGTLQALFEYQTMVCELTGMEVANSSMYDGASALAEAVLMAHRISNKRKVLISRAVHPEYIQTCYTYATAQDIEFETVPVTKSGMTDLAVLKKLIDDDTSAVVVQYPNFFGIVEDLKMIREYADGLVLIVVTEPFALSLLEPPGSFGADIVVGEGQPLGVSMNYGGPGVGFFATLEKYVRKMPGRLIGETKDSEEKTGYVMILQTREQHIRREKATSNICTNHALMAVTNAIFMSILGPQGMREVAERSYTNAHYLAKKLLESGFELVFDGPFYNEFIVRMRSEYDKIWRKLFNNGILAPLPLEWYYSEFKDCALACATEVNTKESIEKLVDLLGRDIV; this is translated from the coding sequence ATGAATCCATATATTCCTCATACAGAAGATGAAATACGACAAATGTTAGAAGTTATTGGTATTGAGACAGTAGAGGAACTTTACAGAGATATCCCTGTTACGTCGAAGAATCTTAATCTTCCAGACGGTCTGGATGAGTTCACAGTTGTCTCAAAACTCAAGAATCTATCTTTAAAAAATATGGTGATCGAGAAACCGAATATTTTTATGGGTGCTGGAGTATATGCTCACTACATTCCACAGATTGTGAAGTTTTTATCTTCACGACCTGAGTTTGTCACAGCTTATACCCCATATCAGGCAGAGGTTTCTCAGGGAACATTACAAGCCCTATTTGAATATCAAACAATGGTTTGTGAACTCACAGGTATGGAAGTTGCAAATTCTTCAATGTATGATGGTGCAAGCGCTCTTGCAGAAGCAGTTCTAATGGCTCACAGGATAAGTAATAAACGCAAAGTTCTTATAAGCCGGGCTGTTCATCCAGAATATATTCAGACATGCTATACATACGCAACTGCCCAGGATATAGAATTTGAAACGGTTCCTGTTACTAAGTCCGGAATGACAGATCTGGCAGTCTTAAAAAAACTCATAGATGATGATACGTCAGCTGTTGTTGTGCAATATCCAAATTTTTTTGGTATTGTGGAAGATTTGAAAATGATCAGAGAGTATGCTGATGGTCTTGTTTTGATAGTTGTAACAGAACCTTTCGCTTTGTCTTTGTTAGAGCCACCGGGCAGTTTTGGAGCCGATATTGTTGTTGGAGAAGGACAACCCCTTGGAGTATCGATGAATTACGGTGGACCGGGGGTTGGTTTCTTTGCTACGCTTGAAAAATATGTTCGCAAAATGCCCGGGCGATTGATAGGAGAGACAAAAGATAGTGAGGAAAAGACAGGATATGTCATGATTTTACAGACACGCGAACAACACATAAGAAGAGAGAAAGCCACGTCAAATATATGTACAAATCATGCACTTATGGCCGTAACGAATGCGATATTTATGAGTATTCTGGGTCCACAGGGCATGAGAGAGGTTGCTGAAAGAAGTTACACTAATGCTCATTATCTGGCCAAGAAATTGTTAGAAAGTGGATTTGAACTTGTTTTTGATGGTCCATTTTATAATGAATTCATTGTACGAATGCGTTCTGAATATGATAAGATCTGGAGAAAGCTGTTTAACAATGGAATACTCGCTCCTCTCCCTCTTGAGTGGTATTATTCTGAATTCAAAGATTGCGCACTTGCCTGTGCAACAGAAGTAAATACAAAAGAAAGCATAGAAAAACTGGTTGATCTTTTGGGGCGTGATATTGTATGA
- the gcvH gene encoding glycine cleavage system protein GcvH — translation MKRYAKTHEWVSADGNIAIVGITNFAQEKLGDVVYVDLPQVGKVVKKGEMLMSIESVKAASDVYAPVSGKVTGVNEKLNNEPELVNKDPEGEGWLVKIEMSNVSELEELLDEEAYRKFCEEEG, via the coding sequence ATGAAAAGGTATGCAAAGACTCATGAATGGGTCTCGGCTGATGGGAATATTGCTATTGTTGGTATTACAAATTTTGCACAGGAAAAACTTGGAGATGTTGTATACGTCGATCTTCCACAAGTTGGCAAGGTAGTTAAAAAAGGAGAAATGCTTATGAGCATTGAGTCAGTGAAGGCAGCAAGTGATGTATATGCACCTGTAAGTGGAAAGGTTACCGGGGTTAATGAAAAATTGAACAATGAACCGGAACTTGTGAATAAGGATCCGGAAGGAGAAGGATGGCTTGTGAAAATTGAGATGAGTAACGTAAGCGAGCTGGAAGAACTTCTCGACGAGGAGGCGTACAGAAAGTTTTGCGAGGAGGAAGGATAA
- the gcvT gene encoding glycine cleavage system aminomethyltransferase GcvT, with product MRRTPLYESHVSLGAKMIDFAGWEMPLQYTSINDEVATVRKNVALFDVSHMGEIFVEGEDTVEFVDYLLTNSFKNLRIGQVMYTVMCNEMGGIIDDLLTYRFGEKQAMLVVNAANIEKDFDWIVNQSKQFNVTVRNLSDQYGLIAVQGPLSERFLKTFVSDIDSLSYYTFASYSVFGKNCIVSRTGYTGEDGFEIYCHWDDTFTVWNELLQRGNNFGVKPAGLGARDVCRLEASYMLYGNDMDETTTPLEVGLSWVVKFDKDFIGKDSLIKQKELGLQKRIRGLEISDRRIARHGMYVFKGEKRVGVVTSGTFSPTLEKPVALAMLSSEIKISDEIEVDIRGSKVKAMIVKLPFYRGSVKSS from the coding sequence ATGAGGAGAACACCTCTATATGAAAGTCATGTATCTCTTGGAGCAAAGATGATAGATTTTGCTGGCTGGGAGATGCCACTCCAGTATACTTCGATAAACGATGAAGTTGCAACTGTTAGAAAAAACGTAGCGCTTTTTGATGTTTCTCATATGGGTGAGATCTTCGTGGAGGGGGAAGATACGGTTGAATTTGTGGATTATCTATTGACAAATTCTTTTAAAAATTTGAGAATTGGTCAGGTCATGTATACAGTTATGTGTAATGAAATGGGTGGTATCATAGACGACTTGCTGACTTACAGATTTGGGGAAAAGCAGGCAATGCTTGTTGTTAACGCTGCCAACATAGAGAAAGATTTCGACTGGATAGTAAATCAATCAAAACAGTTTAATGTTACAGTTCGAAACTTATCCGACCAGTATGGTTTGATAGCTGTTCAAGGGCCACTGAGCGAAAGATTTTTAAAAACGTTTGTTTCAGATATCGATTCTCTTTCTTACTACACCTTCGCCAGTTATTCGGTCTTTGGAAAAAACTGTATTGTTTCTAGGACTGGATACACAGGTGAAGATGGATTTGAAATTTATTGTCATTGGGATGATACTTTTACTGTGTGGAATGAATTGCTTCAACGGGGAAATAACTTTGGTGTAAAACCGGCAGGCCTTGGTGCAAGGGATGTTTGCAGACTTGAGGCTTCATATATGCTCTACGGAAATGATATGGATGAAACCACAACACCTCTTGAAGTCGGTTTATCTTGGGTAGTGAAGTTTGACAAAGATTTTATTGGAAAAGATAGCTTAATAAAGCAAAAGGAGTTGGGTTTACAGAAAAGAATAAGAGGTCTTGAGATCTCTGACAGAAGAATCGCACGTCATGGGATGTATGTATTCAAAGGGGAGAAAAGAGTAGGTGTGGTAACCAGTGGAACTTTTTCACCAACACTCGAGAAACCCGTAGCGCTTGCAATGTTAAGCAGTGAGATAAAGATTTCAGATGAAATTGAAGTGGATATAAGGGGAAGTAAAGTGAAGGCTATGATTGTGAAATTGCCTTTTTACAGAGGTTCTGTAAAAAGTTCTTAG
- a CDS encoding putative signal transducing protein yields MWRILLEEVDLPTANILKSLLEESGIEVLIKPGSFDPVIFGQGGLVQILVTEEDFEKAQKILREASKNEENTSI; encoded by the coding sequence TTGTGGAGAATACTTCTTGAAGAGGTTGATTTACCTACCGCAAATATTTTGAAATCGTTGCTCGAGGAGAGTGGTATAGAGGTTCTGATCAAACCAGGCAGTTTTGATCCCGTTATTTTTGGACAGGGTGGGCTGGTCCAGATTCTCGTGACGGAAGAAGATTTCGAAAAAGCACAAAAAATTTTAAGGGAGGCGTCGAAAAATGAGGAGAACACCTCTATATGA
- the pfkA gene encoding 6-phosphofructokinase, protein MKTIGVLTSGGDSPGMNAAIRAVVRFGVKNGLKVIGIQRGYCGMIDGAFKEMNFSDVAGIMERGGTILRTSRCGEFYTPEGRAKAAAKLKNAGIEGLVVIGGEGSLTGAKLLYEEHRIPVVGIPGTIDNDIAQTDMCIGVDTCLNTVIDAIQKLKDTATSHERAFVVEVMGRESGYIALNAALATGSEAAIVPEVPVDFDKLAERLFEERKRGKINCIIVVAEGAGGAIQVAKNLQDRIGYETRITILGHVQRGGSPTAFDRLLASRMGAEAVKALMNGETCMMMALRMNRIEHVPIAEALKSKKGLDMSLYELSLTLS, encoded by the coding sequence ATGAAAACCATAGGCGTCTTAACAAGTGGCGGGGATTCACCAGGAATGAATGCTGCTATAAGAGCAGTTGTTAGATTTGGCGTAAAAAATGGCCTGAAAGTGATAGGAATACAAAGAGGTTATTGTGGGATGATCGATGGTGCTTTCAAGGAAATGAACTTTTCGGATGTTGCCGGAATAATGGAAAGAGGAGGAACAATACTCAGAACAAGCAGATGTGGGGAATTTTATACACCAGAAGGCCGGGCAAAAGCAGCCGCAAAATTGAAGAATGCCGGTATAGAAGGACTCGTTGTCATCGGTGGCGAAGGCAGTTTAACTGGTGCTAAACTATTGTATGAAGAGCATAGAATACCTGTAGTTGGTATACCAGGAACCATAGATAACGATATAGCGCAAACAGATATGTGCATAGGAGTTGACACATGTTTAAATACAGTTATAGATGCTATACAAAAATTGAAAGACACTGCCACGTCGCATGAAAGAGCTTTCGTTGTTGAAGTAATGGGAAGAGAATCAGGATATATAGCATTGAATGCTGCCCTTGCAACTGGTTCTGAAGCTGCAATAGTCCCGGAAGTTCCCGTTGATTTTGACAAGCTGGCCGAAAGATTATTCGAAGAAAGAAAAAGAGGAAAAATAAATTGCATCATTGTCGTCGCCGAGGGAGCCGGTGGTGCAATACAGGTAGCAAAAAACTTACAGGACAGAATAGGGTATGAAACAAGAATAACTATACTCGGTCACGTTCAGCGTGGAGGAAGCCCAACAGCTTTTGACAGACTCTTAGCAAGTAGAATGGGGGCAGAAGCAGTTAAAGCATTGATGAATGGTGAGACATGCATGATGATGGCGTTGAGGATGAACAGAATAGAGCATGTCCCCATAGCAGAAGCATTAAAGTCCAAAAAAGGCCTGGATATGTCTCTGTATGAACTTTCATTAACACTCTCTTGA
- the pyk gene encoding pyruvate kinase, producing the protein MRKTKLICSIGPKTEKPEKIKELLKRGVNAFRISAVHYTMEKITELVELIKDIRYELKMPVSIILDLPGCKLRTGDQKEEIIELRQGEKVTVTSEKTFSSRDTISINFSGPFQGVKTGDLILVDDGKIQLRVERISPKKVECVVEIGGILKKNSGVNFPNSDLPVEVPTEEDIKIIAETVNMGLDYYCVSFARNAKDVQKIKKHLESFDSSAKILTKIETKKSIETLEDICRVSDGIIVARGDLAVETSLIDLPILQKKIINTASNYKIPVIVATEILNSMINSSSPTRVEIMDVANIVLDGADAILLTSETAVGNFPIETVEKINEIVENVENYLPEINAHFKERRFEKIEDPSEAIARSSYYISEEINAKAIIISTASGSTARRVAYFKPLRPIIATTPDENTFHQLSIVWGIVPMLIPEVHSTDIMIHVAVEKVKAVGYVQNSDIVVVTSGAPCGIVGTTNMLKVHIVE; encoded by the coding sequence ATGAGAAAAACCAAGCTTATATGTTCGATAGGACCTAAAACCGAGAAACCAGAGAAAATAAAGGAATTGCTAAAAAGAGGGGTAAATGCTTTTAGGATAAGCGCAGTTCATTACACGATGGAAAAAATCACAGAGCTGGTAGAGCTAATCAAAGATATTAGATATGAACTCAAAATGCCTGTTTCCATCATTCTTGATTTACCAGGTTGCAAACTCCGGACGGGAGATCAGAAAGAAGAAATCATCGAACTTAGACAAGGTGAAAAAGTGACTGTAACAAGCGAAAAAACTTTTTCTTCTCGGGATACTATAAGCATAAATTTTTCCGGACCATTTCAGGGTGTAAAAACCGGCGATTTAATCCTCGTAGATGATGGAAAAATACAACTCAGAGTGGAAAGAATTTCTCCAAAAAAAGTAGAATGCGTCGTGGAGATAGGAGGAATTTTGAAGAAAAACAGTGGCGTCAATTTTCCCAATTCTGATCTACCTGTCGAAGTACCAACAGAAGAAGATATTAAGATCATAGCTGAAACTGTCAATATGGGACTGGACTATTACTGTGTATCATTTGCAAGAAACGCAAAAGATGTTCAAAAAATCAAAAAACATCTTGAATCTTTCGATTCAAGTGCGAAAATTCTTACGAAAATAGAAACAAAAAAATCCATAGAAACGCTGGAAGATATATGTCGCGTGAGCGATGGAATAATCGTAGCAAGAGGAGATTTAGCGGTGGAGACATCTCTGATAGATTTGCCGATATTGCAAAAAAAGATAATAAATACCGCATCAAATTATAAAATACCTGTGATCGTCGCAACCGAAATACTCAATTCTATGATCAACAGTTCATCACCAACAAGGGTTGAAATAATGGATGTTGCAAACATAGTTTTAGATGGAGCAGATGCTATACTGCTAACCTCTGAAACAGCTGTGGGGAACTTTCCGATCGAAACAGTTGAAAAAATTAATGAGATTGTTGAAAATGTTGAGAACTACCTACCCGAAATCAATGCTCATTTTAAAGAACGCAGGTTTGAAAAAATCGAAGATCCATCTGAAGCTATTGCAAGGAGTAGTTACTACATTTCTGAAGAAATAAATGCCAAAGCTATAATAATATCAACAGCTTCTGGAAGCACTGCAAGAAGGGTGGCCTATTTCAAGCCACTTCGTCCTATCATAGCTACGACCCCAGATGAAAACACCTTTCATCAGTTGTCTATTGTTTGGGGGATAGTTCCGATGCTAATTCCAGAAGTCCATTCCACAGATATAATGATCCACGTGGCCGTCGAGAAGGTTAAAGCTGTCGGATATGTTCAAAATTCCGACATTGTGGTTGTTACTTCTGGTGCTCCGTGTGGTATTGTTGGAACAACTAACATGCTCAAAGTTCACATAGTTGAGTAG
- a CDS encoding diguanylate cyclase domain-containing protein, which yields MKENSIRSFIQLLGIPTFIIDEDTTIIALNEEACKLIKLPKSVVEGKKSWTAFVHPKDLETMKKYHYERRKSCHVPEKYYFTLVDSEKNYREILINVSMIPNSSRSIVTLIDVTELKHLTDKFERKTRCQQAIMHFTGEVLKGKRKNHYQFLLEKAVEIIPGAQAGSVLLRGKRGIFYYKAAVGYDFQQLSRVFFRENELAQGLAKDVVKVTDFSINETLDKERSSILKAFGKINEIKVMLSIPIVVQKETIGFFNLDNFEDVDAFDEEAVETAKIFAGQIGVVFERLNLEKKIKDQNKTMRFLSYHDPLTGLPNRRMLEEEAERILSSSNRSGKTVSVIYIDLMGFKKINDQYGHSTGDKVLSVVAKRLKKCMRKSDFVARLGGDEFVFLLPGTPARLAVKLIERVIEQIETPIIQEGKKLKISANAGIAEYPKDGGYFEKILRNADRAMYHAKFQKLTYCIFES from the coding sequence ATGAAAGAAAACTCAATACGTTCATTTATTCAGCTGCTCGGCATCCCCACGTTCATAATAGATGAAGATACAACGATAATTGCGCTCAATGAGGAAGCATGCAAACTGATTAAGTTGCCAAAAAGTGTCGTGGAAGGTAAAAAGAGCTGGACTGCTTTCGTTCATCCCAAGGACCTCGAAACAATGAAAAAATATCATTACGAAAGAAGAAAATCTTGCCATGTTCCAGAGAAATATTATTTTACCCTTGTTGATTCTGAAAAAAATTATCGGGAAATTCTCATTAATGTAAGCATGATACCAAACTCAAGTAGATCGATAGTAACTCTCATAGATGTGACAGAATTAAAACATTTAACTGATAAATTTGAAAGAAAAACAAGGTGTCAGCAGGCAATAATGCATTTTACTGGTGAAGTTCTTAAAGGAAAAAGAAAAAACCATTATCAATTTTTGCTTGAAAAAGCTGTTGAAATTATCCCGGGAGCACAGGCAGGAAGTGTCTTGCTAAGAGGAAAGAGAGGTATCTTTTATTACAAGGCCGCTGTTGGATACGACTTTCAGCAACTTTCGAGAGTCTTTTTCAGGGAAAATGAGCTTGCACAGGGACTTGCAAAAGATGTGGTAAAAGTGACTGATTTTTCAATCAACGAAACTCTCGACAAAGAGAGATCCTCCATATTGAAGGCTTTTGGCAAAATCAACGAAATCAAGGTGATGCTTTCCATACCAATTGTAGTCCAGAAAGAAACAATAGGTTTTTTCAACTTAGATAACTTCGAGGATGTCGATGCTTTCGATGAAGAGGCTGTTGAAACTGCAAAAATTTTTGCCGGTCAGATTGGTGTTGTCTTCGAAAGATTAAACCTTGAGAAAAAAATCAAAGATCAAAACAAAACGATGCGTTTTCTTTCATATCATGATCCTCTCACCGGGCTACCCAACAGGCGTATGCTTGAAGAAGAAGCTGAAAGAATACTTTCTTCATCAAATAGATCTGGAAAAACTGTTTCTGTAATTTACATCGATTTAATGGGTTTCAAGAAAATCAACGATCAATATGGCCACAGTACAGGTGACAAAGTGTTATCGGTTGTTGCAAAAAGGCTCAAAAAGTGTATGAGAAAAAGCGATTTCGTTGCCAGATTGGGCGGAGATGAATTCGTTTTTCTCCTGCCAGGTACGCCTGCCCGGCTGGCAGTTAAATTGATTGAGCGTGTTATAGAGCAAATAGAAACTCCTATAATTCAGGAGGGAAAAAAGCTTAAAATATCTGCAAACGCCGGTATAGCAGAATATCCCAAAGACGGAGGATATTTTGAAAAAATCCTCCGCAACGCTGATAGAGCTATGTACCATGCAAAATTTCAAAAACTAACTTATTGCATCTTTGAAAGCTGA